One segment of Syngnathus typhle isolate RoL2023-S1 ecotype Sweden linkage group LG9, RoL_Styp_1.0, whole genome shotgun sequence DNA contains the following:
- the LOC133160060 gene encoding ecto-NOX disulfide-thiol exchanger 1-like produces the protein MTSRANGVAPPPATGKASLLPQRPLAAANFLYPEASSSGSAAHLPPAKELIRLKGCTLFPPNARLPPPSTRSRPPGCKTVFVGGLPERASDDIVREVFSSCGDIVALRKSKKNFCHIRFGEEFMVDRALRLSGYRLHLGSADKKDSGRIHVDFAQARDDLYEWECKQRLLQGEKGQGQQEPPSLLPLPPPLPPPPPPPPPPPPPLSLMPHFSEQEAALLAECLKDKHRFSWAASVLLWWLDGGQVNRASANHMYALLQSANAHAGRLRRDAAQQRRVLRKARAAFRCALATILQQLDQVSSVLAASGRQKSRDHFSKAQRKNIDLWTRQCQADSEQLSGLRRHRDDEDEPDLFRKKMKMAKMSTCGHRDEEAFEEEEGEELLSQEAEPRRGEASVPPLLPAQQVLSLRDEPASEEAELQRARTQAHFLEGAPLLLQQSQVMCGGAELREKVSAALGPLGSCAHQVTGVPAPAPAPAFWSSSAWHASGEMGGVLVSEKEALLLGVVSAFLHVHPFGANLEYLCSYVRTLDCQVSSGQLERLMVRLPLMFRQELSGVGATLEKRWKFCGFDSLRSG, from the exons ATGACTTCACGTG CCAATGGCGTGGCGCCTCCACCTGCGACGGGCAAGGCATCCCTGTTGCCGCAGCGACCGCTCGCCGCAGCCAACTTCCTGTACCCGGAGGCCAGTTCATCAG GCTCGGCGGCGCACCTGCCCCCAGCCAAGGAGCTCATCCGCCTGAAGGGATGCACGCTCTTCCCGCCCAACGCCA GGCTGCCCCCGCCGTCCACCCGGTCGCGGCCGCCCGGCTGCAAGACGGTGTTTGTGGGCGGACTTCCAGAGCGCGCCAGCGATGACATCGTCAGGGAGGTTTTCAGCTCCTGCGGCGACATCGTGGCCTTacgcaaaagcaagaagaaCTTCTGCCACATTCGATTCGGCGAGGAGTTCATGGTGGACCGGGCGCTCCGCTTGTCAG GCTACCGGCTTCATCTGGGCTCGGCGGACAAGAAAGACTCGGGCCGAATCCACGTGGACTTTGCGCAGGCTCGAGACGACTTGTATGAGTGGGAGTGTAAACAGAGACTGCTGCAAGGAGAAAAAGGCCAAGGACAGCAGGAGCCGCCGTCgttgctgccgctgccgccgccgctgccgccgccgcctccgccgccgcctccgccgccgcctccacTCTCCCTCATGCCGCACTTCTCAGAGCAGGAGGCGGCCCTCTTGGCTGAGTGCCTGAAAG ACAAGCATCGGTTCAGCTGGGCCGCGTCGGTGCTTTTGTGGTGGCTGGACGGCGGGCAGGTGAACCGCGCCAGCGCCAACCACATGTACGCTTTGCTGCAGAGCGCCAACGCACACGCTGGACGACTGCGCAGAGACGCCGCCCAGCAGCGGCGGGTGCTGCGCAAGGCCAGGGCTGCCTTCCGCTGCGCCCTCGCCACCATCCTCCAGCAGT TGGACCAGGTCTCGTCCGTCTTGGCGGCGTCGGGGCGACAAAAGTCTCGGGACCACTTCTCCAAAGCTCAGCGCAAGAACATTGACCTGTGGACAAGGCAGTGCCAG GCGGACAGCGAGCAGCTGTCGGGGCTCAGACGTCACCGTGACGACGAGGACGAGCCAGATCTTTTCAGGAAGAAGATGAAGATGGCCAAGATGAGCACGTGCGGCCACCGAGACGAAGAGGcttttgaggaggaggagggggaggagcttCTGAGCCAGGAGGCGGAGCCGCGGAGGGGTGAGGCCTCcgtgccgccgctgctgccagCGCAACAG GTGTTGAGCTTGCGGGACGAGCCGGCGAGCGAGGAGGCGGAGCTACAGCGGGCCCGCACCCAAGCTCACTTCCTGGAGGGGGCGCCGCTGTTGCTGCAGCAGAGT CAGGTGATGTGCGGCGGCGCGGAGCTGCGGGAGAAGGTCAGCGCTGCGCTCGGACCGCTCGGCTCATGTGCACATCAAGTGACGGGCgtgcctgcgcctgcgcctgcgcctgcctTTTGGTCGTCGTCGGCTTGGCACGCGAGTGGAGAGATGGGAGGCGTCCTGGTGTCGGAGAAGGAGGCTCTGCTCCTGG GCGTGGTGTCGGCTTTCCTGCACGTTCATCCGTTCGGGGCCAACCTGGAATACTTGTGTTCCTACGTGCGCACGCTGGACTGCCag GTGTCGTCGGGGCAGCTGGAGCGACTGATGGTGCGTCTGCCCCTCATGTTCCGTCAGGAGCTGAGCGGCGTGGGCGCCACGCTGGAGAAGCGCTGGAAGTTTTGCGGCTTCGACAGCCTCCGCTCCGGCTGA
- the cwc22 gene encoding pre-mRNA-splicing factor CWC22 homolog isoform X1 has protein sequence MERPSTSPAQKQHNEESDEDAERQRDSPLLDSPNQKEQVGGGGGDAAGGRAGSGGGSSSGSSSSSEDEHHVAMRKIRSSVAHVTRAAEEPPADIGQPDGSPSRSAGSVGRDGSGSTSPERSAGLDRSRGRERSGGHERSGSRRRERSRGRERSRSRGRERSRSRGRERSRSRGRERSRSRGRERSRGRERSRGRERSRGRERSGSRDRYGSDRSRHPRDRRGRSPSANGDPPAKKKKEELDPILTRTGGAYIPPAKLRLMQQQITDKSSLAYQRMSWEALKKSINGLINKVNVSNIVNIIQEILQENIVRGRGLLSRSVLQAQAASPIFTHVYAAVVAIINSKFPQIGELILKRLILTFRRGYRRNIKQQCLTSSKFVAHLINQNVAHEVLCLEMLTLLLERPTDDSVEVSIAFLKECGLKLTDVSPRGINAIFERLRNVLHESAIDKRVQYMIEVMFAIRKDGFKDHPVIPEGLDLVDEDDQFTHMLPLDDDYDGDDVLNVFKMDPNFEENEEKYKTLKRDILDEGSGDSGEEDDSDDDQDEEDGDGKPEGEDEKVTILDQTEVNLVAFRRTIYLVIQSSLDFEECAHKLIKMDFPDSQTKELCNMILDCCAQQRTYEKFFGLLAGRFCLLKKEYMESFEAIFAEQYETIHRLETNKLRNVARLFAHLLYTDSVPWSVLECIKISEETTTSSSRIFVKILFQELCAYMGLPRLNQRFKDMTLQSFFEGLFPRDNPRNTRFAINFFTSIGLGGLTDELREHLKNAPKMIMTQTQEVESSDSSSDESDSSSSSSSSGSSSSSSSSSSSDSDGKRRKKKTRKQKGQSDKKKNKKKFSTATVRRESETTEPHRERGGRDQDEKGRSRKREPEKQEREDGHRRDPEKQGKEDGHRRNPEKQEREDGHRRDRDKRGRGRAEERNEERERDDRRRH, from the exons ATGGAGCGCCCAAGCACGAGTCCTGCGCAGAAACAACACAATG AAGAGTCGGACGAGGATGCTGAGCGCCAGCGAGATTCCCCTCTTCTTGACAGTCCAAACCAAAAAGAACAAGTAGGAGGCGGTGGCGGGGATGCGGCCGGCGGTCGGGCaggaagcggcggcggcagcagcagcggcagcagcagcagcagcgaggaTGAACATCACGTTGCCATGAGGAAGATCAGGAGCAGCGTGGCTCACGTCACG AGGGCTGCAGAAGAGCCGCCGGCCGATATCGGACAACCTGACGGGTCCCCGTCCAGAAGCGCTGGATCTGTGGGACGGGACGGATCCGGGTCGACGAGCCCGGAGAGATCCGCGGGGCTCGATCGGTCTAGGGGACGAGAGCGGTCTGGAGGTCACGAGCGGTCCGGGTCCAGGCGACGAGAACGGTCCAGAGGGCGAGAGCGGTCCAGGTCCAGAGGGCGAGAGCGGTCCAGGTCCAGAGGGCGAGAGCGGTCCAGGTCCAGAGGGCGAGAGCGGTCCAGGTCCAGAGGGCGAGAGCGGTCCAGAGGGCGAGAGCGGTCCAGAGGGCGAGAGCGGTCCAGAGGACGAGAGCGGTCCGGGTCCAGAGACCGTTACGGTTCTGACAGAAGCCGGCACCCTCG GGATCGTCGCGGCCGCTCCCCCTCGGCCAACGGTGATCCGCcggccaagaagaagaaggaggagctgGACCCCATCTTGACCCGGACGGGCGGCGCTTACATCCCGCCCGCCAAGCTGCGCCTGATGCAGCAGCAGATCACCGACAAGAGCAG CTTGGCCTACCAGAGGATGAGCTGGGAGGCGCTCAAGAAGTCCATCAACGGTCTCATCAACAAAGTCAACGTGTCCAACATCGTCAACATCATCCAGGAGATCCTGCAGGAGAACATCGTCAGGGGCAG GGGTCTGCTGTCGCGCTCGGTGCTGCAGGCGCAGGCGGCGTCTCCCATCTTCACGCACGTCTACGCCGCCGTGGTGGCCATCATCAACTCCAAGTTCCCGCAGATCGGCGAGCTCATCCTCAAGCGGCTCATCCTCACCTTCAGGCGCGGATACCGGCGCAACATCAAG CAACAATGTCTGACATCATCCAAGTTTGTGGCCCACCTGATCAACCAGAACGTG GCCCACGAGGTTCTGTGCCTGGAGATGCTGACGCTGCTTCTGGAGCGGCCCACCGACGACAGCGTGGAGGTGTCCATCGCCTTCCTCAAGGAGTGCGGCCTCAAGCTCACCGACGTCTCCCCGCGCGGCATCAACG CCATTTTCGAGCGCCTGCGCAACGTCCTGCACGAGTCGGCCATCGACAAGCGCGTGCAGTACATGATCGAGGTGATGTTCGCCATCCGCAAGGATGGCTTCAAGGACCACCCCGTCATCCCCGAGGGTCTGGACCTGGTGGACGAGGACGACCAGTTCACGCACATGCTGCCGCTGGACGACGACTACGACGGCGACGACGTCCTCA atGTGTTCAAGATGGACCCCAACTTCGAGGAAAACGAGGAGAAGTACAAGACGCTGAAGCGAG ACATCTTGGACGAGGGCAGCGGCGACTCGGGGGAGGAAGACGACAGCGACGACGACCAAGATGAGGAAGATGGCGACGGCAAGCCCGAGGGGGAAG ACGAGAAGGTGACCATCTTGGATCAGACGGAGGTCAACTTGGTGGCCTTCAGGCGGACCATCTACCTTGTCATTCAGTCcag TTTGGACTTTGAGGAGTGTGCACACAAGCTCATCAAGATGGACTTTCCCGATAGTCAGacg aaGGAGCTTTGCAACATGATTCTAGACTGCTGTGCTCAACAGAGGACTTACGAGAAGTTCTTTGGTCTGCTGGCAGGG AGGTTCTGCCTGCTGAAGAAGGAGTACATGGAGAGCTTTGAGGCCATCTTTGCCGAGCAGTACGAAACCATCCACCGTCTGGAGACCAACAAGCTGAGGAACGTGGCCAGACTCTTTGCGCACCTCCTTTACACCGACTCTGTGCCGTGGAGC GTTCTGGAGTGCATCAAGATCAGCGAGGAGACCACCACCTCCTCCAGCAGGATCTTTGTCAAGATTCTCTTCCAGGAGCTCTGCGCCTACATGGGCCTGCCCAGACTCAACCAGCGCTTCAAGGACAT GACGCTGCAGAGCTTCTTTGAAGGCCTCTTCCCTCGCGACAATCCCAGGAACACCCGATTCGccatcaacttcttcacctccaTCGGCCTGGGAGGCCTGAC GGACGAGCTGAGGGAACATCTGAAGAACGCCCCCAAGATGATCATGACTCAGACCCAGGAAGTGGAATCTTCCGACTCCTCGTCCGACGAATCGGATTCGTCCtcgtccagcagcagcagcggcagcagcagcagcagcagcagcagcagcagctcag ACTCGGACGGCAAACgcaggaagaagaagacgaggaagCAGAAAGGACAAAGTGACAAGAAGAAGAATAAGAAGAAGTTTTCGACGGCAACCGTGAGAAGGGAAAGCGAGACGACCGAGCCCCATCGTGAGCGCGGGGGGCGGGACCAAGACGAGAAGGGGCGGTCGCGCAAAAGGGAGCCGGAGAAGCAGGAGAGGGAGGACGGGCATCGGAGGGACCCGGAGAAGCAGGGGAAGGAGGACGGGCATCGGAGGAACCCGGAGAAGCAGGAGAGGGAGGACGGGCATCGGAGGGACCGGGACAAACGAGGGAGGGGCAGAGCGGAGGAGCGCAATGAGGAGAGAGAGCGGGACGACCGGAGGCGGCACTGA
- the cwc22 gene encoding pre-mRNA-splicing factor CWC22 homolog isoform X2 yields the protein MERPSTSPAQKQHNESDEDAERQRDSPLLDSPNQKEQVGGGGGDAAGGRAGSGGGSSSGSSSSSEDEHHVAMRKIRSSVAHVTRAAEEPPADIGQPDGSPSRSAGSVGRDGSGSTSPERSAGLDRSRGRERSGGHERSGSRRRERSRGRERSRSRGRERSRSRGRERSRSRGRERSRSRGRERSRGRERSRGRERSRGRERSGSRDRYGSDRSRHPRDRRGRSPSANGDPPAKKKKEELDPILTRTGGAYIPPAKLRLMQQQITDKSSLAYQRMSWEALKKSINGLINKVNVSNIVNIIQEILQENIVRGRGLLSRSVLQAQAASPIFTHVYAAVVAIINSKFPQIGELILKRLILTFRRGYRRNIKQQCLTSSKFVAHLINQNVAHEVLCLEMLTLLLERPTDDSVEVSIAFLKECGLKLTDVSPRGINAIFERLRNVLHESAIDKRVQYMIEVMFAIRKDGFKDHPVIPEGLDLVDEDDQFTHMLPLDDDYDGDDVLNVFKMDPNFEENEEKYKTLKRDILDEGSGDSGEEDDSDDDQDEEDGDGKPEGEDEKVTILDQTEVNLVAFRRTIYLVIQSSLDFEECAHKLIKMDFPDSQTKELCNMILDCCAQQRTYEKFFGLLAGRFCLLKKEYMESFEAIFAEQYETIHRLETNKLRNVARLFAHLLYTDSVPWSVLECIKISEETTTSSSRIFVKILFQELCAYMGLPRLNQRFKDMTLQSFFEGLFPRDNPRNTRFAINFFTSIGLGGLTDELREHLKNAPKMIMTQTQEVESSDSSSDESDSSSSSSSSGSSSSSSSSSSSDSDGKRRKKKTRKQKGQSDKKKNKKKFSTATVRRESETTEPHRERGGRDQDEKGRSRKREPEKQEREDGHRRDPEKQGKEDGHRRNPEKQEREDGHRRDRDKRGRGRAEERNEERERDDRRRH from the exons ATGGAGCGCCCAAGCACGAGTCCTGCGCAGAAACAACACAATG AGTCGGACGAGGATGCTGAGCGCCAGCGAGATTCCCCTCTTCTTGACAGTCCAAACCAAAAAGAACAAGTAGGAGGCGGTGGCGGGGATGCGGCCGGCGGTCGGGCaggaagcggcggcggcagcagcagcggcagcagcagcagcagcgaggaTGAACATCACGTTGCCATGAGGAAGATCAGGAGCAGCGTGGCTCACGTCACG AGGGCTGCAGAAGAGCCGCCGGCCGATATCGGACAACCTGACGGGTCCCCGTCCAGAAGCGCTGGATCTGTGGGACGGGACGGATCCGGGTCGACGAGCCCGGAGAGATCCGCGGGGCTCGATCGGTCTAGGGGACGAGAGCGGTCTGGAGGTCACGAGCGGTCCGGGTCCAGGCGACGAGAACGGTCCAGAGGGCGAGAGCGGTCCAGGTCCAGAGGGCGAGAGCGGTCCAGGTCCAGAGGGCGAGAGCGGTCCAGGTCCAGAGGGCGAGAGCGGTCCAGGTCCAGAGGGCGAGAGCGGTCCAGAGGGCGAGAGCGGTCCAGAGGGCGAGAGCGGTCCAGAGGACGAGAGCGGTCCGGGTCCAGAGACCGTTACGGTTCTGACAGAAGCCGGCACCCTCG GGATCGTCGCGGCCGCTCCCCCTCGGCCAACGGTGATCCGCcggccaagaagaagaaggaggagctgGACCCCATCTTGACCCGGACGGGCGGCGCTTACATCCCGCCCGCCAAGCTGCGCCTGATGCAGCAGCAGATCACCGACAAGAGCAG CTTGGCCTACCAGAGGATGAGCTGGGAGGCGCTCAAGAAGTCCATCAACGGTCTCATCAACAAAGTCAACGTGTCCAACATCGTCAACATCATCCAGGAGATCCTGCAGGAGAACATCGTCAGGGGCAG GGGTCTGCTGTCGCGCTCGGTGCTGCAGGCGCAGGCGGCGTCTCCCATCTTCACGCACGTCTACGCCGCCGTGGTGGCCATCATCAACTCCAAGTTCCCGCAGATCGGCGAGCTCATCCTCAAGCGGCTCATCCTCACCTTCAGGCGCGGATACCGGCGCAACATCAAG CAACAATGTCTGACATCATCCAAGTTTGTGGCCCACCTGATCAACCAGAACGTG GCCCACGAGGTTCTGTGCCTGGAGATGCTGACGCTGCTTCTGGAGCGGCCCACCGACGACAGCGTGGAGGTGTCCATCGCCTTCCTCAAGGAGTGCGGCCTCAAGCTCACCGACGTCTCCCCGCGCGGCATCAACG CCATTTTCGAGCGCCTGCGCAACGTCCTGCACGAGTCGGCCATCGACAAGCGCGTGCAGTACATGATCGAGGTGATGTTCGCCATCCGCAAGGATGGCTTCAAGGACCACCCCGTCATCCCCGAGGGTCTGGACCTGGTGGACGAGGACGACCAGTTCACGCACATGCTGCCGCTGGACGACGACTACGACGGCGACGACGTCCTCA atGTGTTCAAGATGGACCCCAACTTCGAGGAAAACGAGGAGAAGTACAAGACGCTGAAGCGAG ACATCTTGGACGAGGGCAGCGGCGACTCGGGGGAGGAAGACGACAGCGACGACGACCAAGATGAGGAAGATGGCGACGGCAAGCCCGAGGGGGAAG ACGAGAAGGTGACCATCTTGGATCAGACGGAGGTCAACTTGGTGGCCTTCAGGCGGACCATCTACCTTGTCATTCAGTCcag TTTGGACTTTGAGGAGTGTGCACACAAGCTCATCAAGATGGACTTTCCCGATAGTCAGacg aaGGAGCTTTGCAACATGATTCTAGACTGCTGTGCTCAACAGAGGACTTACGAGAAGTTCTTTGGTCTGCTGGCAGGG AGGTTCTGCCTGCTGAAGAAGGAGTACATGGAGAGCTTTGAGGCCATCTTTGCCGAGCAGTACGAAACCATCCACCGTCTGGAGACCAACAAGCTGAGGAACGTGGCCAGACTCTTTGCGCACCTCCTTTACACCGACTCTGTGCCGTGGAGC GTTCTGGAGTGCATCAAGATCAGCGAGGAGACCACCACCTCCTCCAGCAGGATCTTTGTCAAGATTCTCTTCCAGGAGCTCTGCGCCTACATGGGCCTGCCCAGACTCAACCAGCGCTTCAAGGACAT GACGCTGCAGAGCTTCTTTGAAGGCCTCTTCCCTCGCGACAATCCCAGGAACACCCGATTCGccatcaacttcttcacctccaTCGGCCTGGGAGGCCTGAC GGACGAGCTGAGGGAACATCTGAAGAACGCCCCCAAGATGATCATGACTCAGACCCAGGAAGTGGAATCTTCCGACTCCTCGTCCGACGAATCGGATTCGTCCtcgtccagcagcagcagcggcagcagcagcagcagcagcagcagcagcagctcag ACTCGGACGGCAAACgcaggaagaagaagacgaggaagCAGAAAGGACAAAGTGACAAGAAGAAGAATAAGAAGAAGTTTTCGACGGCAACCGTGAGAAGGGAAAGCGAGACGACCGAGCCCCATCGTGAGCGCGGGGGGCGGGACCAAGACGAGAAGGGGCGGTCGCGCAAAAGGGAGCCGGAGAAGCAGGAGAGGGAGGACGGGCATCGGAGGGACCCGGAGAAGCAGGGGAAGGAGGACGGGCATCGGAGGAACCCGGAGAAGCAGGAGAGGGAGGACGGGCATCGGAGGGACCGGGACAAACGAGGGAGGGGCAGAGCGGAGGAGCGCAATGAGGAGAGAGAGCGGGACGACCGGAGGCGGCACTGA